Proteins from one Streptosporangium becharense genomic window:
- a CDS encoding S9 family peptidase: protein MSESFPRLHARTRRFSLGVPRGFTIAPGGDRVVFLRTKGGSDPVTCLWEYDVLSGTERLIADPRVLAADEENLPPEERARRERSREQAGGIVGYSTDAAVTTAAFALAGGLYVVELATRHVRRLKTAGPVIDPRMSPTGVHVGYVSGGAFHIQDLEDEVDHTLARPEGPGVAYGLAEFVAAEELDRMRGYWWSPAGDALLVERYDESGVCTWHVADPANPARPPAEQRYPAAGTPNAEVELFVLTLDGGRVPVPFDDEYLVNAVWDAHGLSIVTLTRDQRTMRLFDVAPATGASTLVREDTDPAWVDVVTGIPGHLSDGSLVWVATAEGGRRLFVGDRPVTPPGLQVREVLDVDGETVLFRAGGEPTEIALWAYRKGQIALVSPTESGVYNGHTAGGTLVVTGQTLDSEGSVARVLHNGKPCGHIASHAERPGLDLRVSLIRAGERDLSTAVILPSGHVPGSARLPVLMDPYGGPHAQRVLAASGAYLTSQWFADQGFAVVVADGRGTPGRGPEFERAILHDLATPVLEDQIDALHGAAAQFPDDLDLSRVGIRGWSFGGYLAALAVLRRPDVFHAAVAGAPVTDWRLYDTCYTERYLGHPDEGHYEASSLFADADKLERPLLLIHGLADDNVVAAHTLRLSSALLAAGRPHSVLPLSGVTHMTPQEVVAENLLLLQVEFLKKALS, encoded by the coding sequence ATGAGTGAGAGTTTCCCTCGCCTGCACGCCAGGACCCGCCGGTTCAGCCTCGGGGTGCCCCGCGGCTTCACCATCGCCCCGGGCGGCGACCGCGTCGTCTTCCTGCGGACGAAGGGCGGCTCCGATCCGGTCACCTGCCTGTGGGAGTACGACGTCCTGAGCGGCACGGAACGGCTGATCGCCGACCCGCGCGTCCTGGCGGCGGACGAGGAGAACCTGCCGCCCGAGGAGCGCGCGCGTCGTGAGCGGAGCCGGGAGCAGGCCGGCGGCATCGTCGGCTACAGCACCGACGCGGCGGTGACGACCGCGGCGTTCGCGCTGGCCGGCGGCCTCTACGTGGTCGAGCTGGCCACCAGGCACGTGCGGCGGCTGAAGACCGCGGGGCCGGTGATCGACCCGCGGATGTCGCCCACCGGCGTGCACGTCGGCTACGTGTCCGGCGGCGCCTTCCACATCCAGGACCTGGAGGACGAGGTCGACCACACGCTGGCCCGTCCCGAGGGGCCGGGGGTCGCCTACGGCCTGGCGGAGTTCGTCGCCGCCGAGGAACTGGACCGGATGCGGGGCTACTGGTGGTCCCCGGCCGGTGACGCGCTCCTGGTCGAGCGGTACGACGAGTCGGGGGTCTGCACCTGGCACGTCGCCGACCCGGCCAATCCGGCCCGCCCGCCCGCCGAGCAGCGCTATCCCGCCGCCGGAACGCCGAACGCCGAGGTCGAGCTCTTCGTGCTGACCCTCGACGGCGGTCGCGTGCCCGTGCCCTTCGACGACGAATACCTCGTCAACGCCGTCTGGGACGCCCACGGACTGTCGATCGTCACCCTGACCCGCGACCAGCGGACCATGCGCCTGTTCGACGTCGCCCCGGCCACCGGCGCCTCCACGCTCGTGCGTGAGGACACCGACCCCGCCTGGGTCGACGTCGTCACCGGAATCCCCGGGCACCTGTCCGACGGCAGCCTGGTCTGGGTCGCCACCGCCGAGGGCGGCCGCCGCCTGTTCGTCGGAGACCGGCCCGTCACCCCGCCCGGCCTCCAGGTCCGCGAGGTCCTCGACGTCGACGGCGAGACCGTGCTGTTCCGGGCCGGCGGCGAGCCCACCGAGATCGCGCTGTGGGCCTACCGCAAGGGTCAGATCGCGCTGGTCAGCCCCACCGAGAGCGGCGTCTACAACGGTCACACGGCGGGCGGCACCCTCGTGGTCACCGGCCAGACTCTCGACAGCGAGGGCTCGGTCGCGCGCGTCCTGCACAACGGCAAGCCCTGCGGCCACATCGCCTCCCACGCCGAGCGGCCCGGCCTGGACCTGCGGGTCTCCCTGATTCGGGCGGGCGAGCGCGACCTGTCCACCGCGGTGATCCTCCCCTCCGGACACGTGCCGGGCTCGGCGAGGCTGCCGGTCCTGATGGACCCGTACGGCGGGCCGCACGCCCAGCGCGTCCTGGCGGCCTCCGGCGCCTACCTGACCAGCCAGTGGTTCGCCGACCAGGGCTTCGCGGTGGTCGTGGCCGACGGCCGCGGCACCCCGGGCCGCGGCCCCGAGTTCGAGCGGGCCATCCTGCACGACCTGGCCACCCCGGTCCTGGAGGACCAGATCGACGCCCTGCACGGCGCCGCCGCGCAGTTCCCCGACGACCTGGACCTGTCGCGGGTCGGCATCCGGGGCTGGTCCTTCGGCGGTTACCTGGCCGCACTGGCCGTGCTGCGCCGCCCGGACGTCTTCCACGCCGCCGTCGCGGGGGCACCGGTGACCGACTGGCGCCTGTACGACACCTGCTACACCGAGCGCTACCTGGGCCACCCCGACGAGGGCCACTACGAGGCGTCCTCGCTGTTCGCCGACGCCGACAAGCTGGAGCGCCCGCTGCTGCTGATCCACGGCCTGGCCGACGACAACGTGGTGGCCGCGCACACCCTCCGCCTGTCGTCCGCGTTGCTGGCCGCGGGCCGCCCGCACAGCGTGCTGCCACTGTCGGGCGTCACCCACATGACGCCGCAGGAGGTCGTCGCGGAGAACCTGCTGCTGCTCCAGGTCGAGTTCC
- the mshB gene encoding N-acetyl-1-D-myo-inositol-2-amino-2-deoxy-alpha-D-glucopyranoside deacetylase — MTDRRLMLVHAHPDDETIGSGATMARYAAEGAHVTLVTCTLGEEGEVIPPELAHLAADRDDTLGEHRIGELAAACKALGVTDHRFLGGPGRWRDSGMMGVASNDRANAFWRADPDEAAGELVKIIREVRPQVLVTYDENGFYGHPDHIQAHRVSWRAFELAADPRFGEGEPWRIAKLYHTAMPKSVMRRAEEAMRESRTRFAPESADDLSFGCADGDVTTEIDARAHVERKVEAMRAHATQISVDAPWFALSNNIGQQILGVEHYILRAGVPGPAGPGVPVEVGGIGEPYDREDDLFAGIN, encoded by the coding sequence ATGACTGATCGGCGCCTCATGCTCGTGCACGCCCACCCCGACGACGAGACGATCGGCAGCGGGGCCACCATGGCCAGATACGCCGCCGAAGGAGCCCACGTCACGCTGGTGACCTGCACCCTCGGCGAGGAGGGCGAGGTCATCCCGCCGGAGCTCGCCCACCTGGCCGCCGACCGGGACGACACCCTGGGCGAGCACCGCATCGGCGAGCTCGCCGCGGCCTGCAAGGCGCTCGGAGTCACCGACCACCGGTTCCTGGGCGGCCCCGGCCGCTGGCGCGACTCCGGCATGATGGGCGTCGCCTCCAACGACCGGGCGAACGCCTTCTGGCGGGCCGACCCGGACGAGGCGGCGGGAGAACTGGTGAAGATCATCCGTGAGGTGCGTCCCCAGGTCCTCGTCACCTACGACGAGAACGGCTTCTACGGCCACCCCGACCACATCCAGGCCCACCGCGTCTCCTGGCGTGCCTTCGAGCTGGCCGCCGACCCCCGGTTCGGCGAGGGCGAGCCGTGGCGGATCGCCAAGCTGTACCACACCGCCATGCCGAAGTCCGTGATGCGCAGGGCCGAGGAGGCGATGCGTGAGAGCCGCACCCGCTTCGCCCCCGAGTCGGCCGACGACCTGTCGTTCGGCTGCGCGGACGGGGACGTCACCACCGAGATCGACGCGCGTGCCCACGTGGAGCGCAAGGTCGAGGCGATGCGGGCACACGCCACCCAGATCAGTGTGGACGCCCCCTGGTTCGCCCTGTCCAACAACATCGGCCAGCAGATCCTGGGCGTCGAGCACTACATCCTGCGCGCCGGGGTGCCGGGCCCGGCGGGTCCGGGGGTGCCGGTCGAGGTGGGGGGCATCGGCGAGCCGTACGACCGCGAGGACGACCTGTTCGCCGGCATCAACTAA
- a CDS encoding DUF6113 family protein — MPAFRTPSNTVVTAAVYAVLALLGLLTGVLGAFQHSWYIRPVPVSALVCVALLFGVSYGAGRAMRGRGTALAFTVGWALVTMVWIAGRPEGDLVIANDLSGYVYLYGGLVALVTGVMLSPQSDRSWLLTPHTFGSRADGPPAA, encoded by the coding sequence GTGCCTGCGTTCCGAACGCCCTCGAACACGGTGGTCACCGCGGCGGTGTACGCCGTGCTGGCCCTTCTGGGCCTTCTGACGGGCGTTCTGGGCGCCTTCCAGCACTCGTGGTACATCCGGCCCGTCCCGGTCTCCGCTCTGGTCTGCGTGGCCCTGCTGTTCGGGGTCAGCTACGGAGCGGGCCGGGCGATGCGAGGCAGGGGAACCGCCCTGGCGTTCACCGTGGGCTGGGCGTTGGTCACCATGGTCTGGATCGCCGGGCGGCCCGAGGGCGACCTGGTCATCGCCAACGACCTGTCCGGCTACGTCTACCTCTACGGCGGTCTCGTGGCGCTCGTGACGGGGGTCATGCTCTCGCCCCAGTCGGACCGGTCGTGGCTGCTCACCCCGCACACCTTCGGCTCCCGCGCCGACGGGCCGCCCGCGGCGTGA
- a CDS encoding MBL fold metallo-hydrolase: protein MSQTSHPETSISVPGTPDVSERIPAPERVPTPERVSVLERVPTPERISVPAGSLPSPSGSGLPPAGPGLPPQGRIRPARRPAPPDEPGERSWPGGFRDRLTTPLPAFQELVTTLWHGGLRRPRIEDAGRIPVRRGALPPVVGTDAVVTWVGHATYVLQIGGLTVLTDPVWSRRIPGIRPRLTPPGVEWADLPPVDAVVISHNHYDHLDAPTVRRLPRSTPILVPAGLRSWFTRRGFHDVVELDWWESAYVGDVRFDFVPAHHWSRRAPWDTCKTLWGGWVVASADQTIYFAGDTGYGERFAQIGARYPEGIDLALMPVGAFEPRWYTKASHVDPEEAVQACRDVGARRMATMHWGTFVLSGEPLLAPVEQARAAWEAAGRDRADLWDLAVGESRVLST, encoded by the coding sequence ATGTCGCAGACATCCCACCCAGAGACCTCGATCAGTGTTCCCGGCACCCCGGACGTCTCCGAGCGGATCCCCGCCCCCGAACGCGTCCCCACTCCCGAGCGGGTCTCCGTCCTCGAACGCGTCCCCACTCCCGAGCGGATCAGCGTCCCGGCGGGCTCCCTCCCCTCTCCTTCCGGATCCGGTCTCCCGCCCGCAGGACCCGGCCTCCCGCCCCAGGGCCGGATCCGCCCCGCGAGAAGGCCCGCGCCACCGGATGAGCCGGGTGAGAGGTCCTGGCCGGGAGGTTTCCGGGACCGGCTGACCACGCCGCTCCCGGCGTTCCAGGAGCTGGTGACCACGCTCTGGCACGGTGGGCTGCGGCGGCCGAGGATCGAGGACGCCGGCCGGATCCCGGTCCGACGCGGCGCGCTCCCGCCGGTGGTGGGCACCGACGCGGTCGTCACCTGGGTGGGTCACGCCACGTACGTGCTCCAGATCGGGGGGCTGACCGTCCTCACCGACCCGGTCTGGTCCAGGAGGATCCCGGGGATCCGCCCGAGGCTCACCCCGCCCGGCGTCGAGTGGGCCGACCTGCCCCCGGTCGACGCCGTGGTGATCAGCCACAACCACTACGACCACCTGGACGCGCCGACCGTCCGGCGGCTGCCGAGGAGCACCCCGATCCTCGTCCCGGCCGGACTGCGGTCGTGGTTCACCCGGCGCGGCTTCCACGACGTCGTCGAACTCGACTGGTGGGAGAGCGCGTACGTCGGCGACGTGCGCTTCGACTTCGTGCCCGCCCACCACTGGAGCCGCCGGGCACCGTGGGACACCTGCAAGACCTTGTGGGGCGGCTGGGTGGTCGCCTCGGCCGACCAGACGATCTACTTCGCCGGTGACACCGGGTACGGCGAGCGCTTCGCCCAGATCGGGGCGCGCTACCCGGAGGGCATCGACCTGGCGCTGATGCCGGTGGGCGCCTTCGAACCCCGCTGGTACACCAAGGCCTCGCACGTCGACCCGGAGGAGGCCGTGCAGGCGTGCCGGGACGTGGGTGCGCGGCGGATGGCGACCATGCACTGGGGCACGTTCGTGCTGTCCGGCGAGCCGTTGCTGGCCCCGGTGGAGCAGGCGCGCGCGGCCTGGGAGGCGGCCGGCCGGGACCGCGCCGACCTGTGGGACCTCGCCGTCGGCGAGTCCCGCGTCCTGAGCACCTGA
- a CDS encoding penicillin acylase family protein, whose protein sequence is MPRPLAWLAQAITLLAVFGLSLAGGGVWGVRASFPQLAGELTVKGLKGKVTVYRDKNGIPHIYADSPEDLFLAQGYVHAQDRFFEMDFRRHVTAGRLSEMFGAATLTEDKVIRTMGWRRVAEKELPLLAERTRRYLDAYAGGVNAWMTENDGFAGRSLEYVLLKATAPGYEPEPWNPVDSLAWLKAMAWDLRSNMSDEIGRALVASRLPRDRVEQLWPGYPYATHQPIVTRGSVTGRGFDQDEEPDSGPREVDTRALTGAAEAIRAVPGLMGDPAGGGGIGSNSWVVSGRHTTTGKPLLANDPHLSPSLPGVWYQAGLHCLTRSAECPFDVTGFTFSGLPGVIIGHNDRIAWGFTNLGPDVADLYLERLRDDSYLFTGEWRPLTTRTETIKVAGGDPVPLRVRETMHGPVISDVLRDARNTLPGSAAVFGEQADAVALKWTALEPGRTADAIFAMNAAQDWSQFRAAASGFEVPAQNLVYADTEGNIGYQAPGRIPVRTRGDGTWPVPGWTGEYAWRSTIPFDELPSLYNPPEGYIVTANNAVVDPARYPHMLTKDWAYGYRSQRIGDRLREALKNGGKVDAAAMGTLQLDTGNGLAPFLVPALTALDVTGPARDALELLRGWDRSQGADSAPAAYFNAVWRHLLVETFDDDLPEEAQPTGGDRWFEVVRVMLGKADDPFWDDRSTPGKETRDDMLRRALAIAYDELSARLGPDVGGWRWGDLHSLRLTHQSLGTSGIAPVEWLFNRGPFPVAGNDDAVNAAGWNVQEDYAVSWLPSMRMVVDLADLDRSRWINLTGASGHAFHDNYWDQAPLWASGGTLPMLSREESVRKAAVHTLTLSP, encoded by the coding sequence ATGCCCCGTCCACTCGCCTGGCTCGCTCAGGCGATCACCCTTCTCGCGGTGTTCGGGCTGTCCCTCGCGGGAGGCGGCGTGTGGGGCGTGCGCGCCTCCTTCCCCCAGCTCGCCGGTGAGCTCACCGTGAAGGGACTGAAGGGAAAAGTCACCGTATATCGCGATAAAAACGGCATCCCGCATATCTACGCCGACTCCCCGGAGGACCTGTTCCTGGCCCAGGGGTACGTGCACGCGCAGGACCGCTTCTTCGAGATGGACTTCCGCCGCCACGTGACCGCCGGACGGCTGTCGGAGATGTTCGGTGCGGCGACCCTCACCGAGGACAAGGTGATCCGCACCATGGGCTGGCGCAGGGTGGCCGAGAAGGAACTGCCCCTGCTCGCCGAGCGAACCCGGCGCTACCTGGACGCCTACGCCGGCGGGGTGAACGCCTGGATGACGGAGAACGACGGTTTCGCCGGCCGGAGTCTCGAATACGTCCTGCTGAAGGCGACCGCCCCCGGATACGAACCCGAGCCGTGGAACCCGGTCGACTCGCTGGCCTGGCTCAAGGCGATGGCCTGGGACCTGCGCTCCAACATGTCCGACGAGATCGGCCGGGCGCTCGTGGCGAGCAGGCTGCCGCGCGACCGGGTGGAACAGCTCTGGCCCGGCTACCCCTATGCGACCCACCAGCCGATCGTCACCCGCGGCTCGGTCACCGGACGCGGGTTCGACCAGGACGAGGAGCCGGACAGCGGCCCCCGCGAGGTGGACACCCGGGCGCTCACCGGAGCGGCCGAGGCCATCCGCGCGGTGCCCGGCCTCATGGGCGACCCGGCGGGCGGCGGCGGCATCGGCTCGAACTCGTGGGTCGTCTCCGGCCGGCACACCACCACCGGCAAGCCGCTGCTCGCCAACGACCCCCACCTGTCGCCGAGCCTTCCCGGCGTCTGGTACCAGGCCGGGCTGCACTGCCTTACCAGGAGTGCCGAGTGCCCGTTCGACGTCACCGGCTTCACCTTCTCCGGCCTGCCGGGAGTGATCATCGGGCACAACGACAGGATCGCCTGGGGGTTCACCAACCTCGGCCCGGACGTCGCCGACCTCTACCTGGAACGGCTCAGGGACGACTCCTACCTGTTCACCGGCGAGTGGAGACCGCTCACCACCAGGACCGAGACGATCAAGGTGGCCGGCGGCGACCCCGTCCCGCTACGGGTCCGCGAGACCATGCACGGACCGGTCATCTCCGACGTCCTGCGGGACGCGCGGAACACGTTGCCCGGCTCGGCCGCGGTCTTCGGCGAACAGGCCGACGCGGTCGCGCTCAAGTGGACCGCCCTGGAACCGGGCCGGACCGCCGACGCGATCTTCGCCATGAACGCCGCGCAGGACTGGTCGCAGTTCCGGGCGGCGGCGAGCGGGTTCGAGGTGCCCGCGCAGAACCTCGTCTACGCCGACACCGAGGGCAACATCGGCTACCAGGCCCCCGGCCGGATCCCGGTCCGCACCCGGGGTGACGGAACCTGGCCGGTGCCCGGCTGGACCGGCGAGTACGCCTGGCGGTCGACGATCCCCTTCGACGAGCTGCCCAGCCTCTACAACCCGCCGGAGGGCTACATCGTGACCGCCAACAACGCGGTCGTCGACCCCGCGCGCTACCCGCACATGCTCACCAAGGACTGGGCGTACGGCTACCGCTCCCAGCGCATCGGCGACCGGCTCCGCGAGGCGCTGAAGAACGGCGGGAAGGTGGACGCGGCGGCGATGGGCACGCTGCAACTGGACACCGGCAACGGCCTCGCGCCGTTCCTGGTGCCCGCGCTGACGGCCCTCGACGTGACCGGCCCGGCCCGAGACGCCCTGGAACTGCTGCGCGGCTGGGACCGGTCCCAGGGGGCCGACTCGGCCCCGGCGGCGTACTTCAACGCCGTCTGGCGGCACCTGCTGGTCGAGACCTTCGACGACGATCTGCCGGAGGAGGCGCAGCCCACCGGCGGCGACCGCTGGTTCGAGGTCGTGCGCGTGATGCTCGGCAAGGCCGACGACCCGTTCTGGGACGACAGGAGCACCCCCGGGAAGGAGACCCGCGACGACATGCTGCGGCGGGCCCTGGCCATCGCGTACGACGAGCTGAGCGCCCGTCTCGGCCCGGACGTCGGGGGCTGGCGCTGGGGTGACCTCCACTCGCTGCGGCTGACCCACCAGAGCCTGGGCACCTCGGGCATCGCCCCGGTCGAGTGGCTGTTCAACCGGGGCCCGTTCCCCGTGGCGGGCAACGACGACGCGGTCAACGCCGCGGGATGGAACGTCCAGGAGGACTACGCGGTGAGCTGGCTGCCGTCCATGCGCATGGTGGTGGACCTCGCGGACCTGGACCGGTCGCGGTGGATCAACCTGACCGGCGCCTCCGGGCACGCCTTCCACGACAACTACTGGGACCAGGCGCCGCTGTGGGCGAGCGGCGGAACCCTCCCCATGCTCTCCCGCGAGGAGTCCGTCAGGAAGGCGGCCGTCCACACCCTGACGCTGAGCCCGTGA
- a CDS encoding cysteine--tRNA ligase, whose amino-acid sequence MLRLYDTRTGQVERIVPEGARALRMRTCGPAVHRFAHLGDLRSHLLSDLIRRVGERRRLRVVVCRDIIDVGRPADDAGTGPAGAAPAGEVLSQARAEGRDAPETARLHEAARLHEDAFTADATALNIRPPEHSPRATETIEPMIELVAELIGKGHAYPAPDGSVFFDAASFPSYGEVSSYEEVSGDRLDGAGPGRRPGDARAGAGGRSPADWVLWRAADRGPAWEAPWGRGLPGRHLGCSVMSLRFLGERVDVHTGGVDLRFPHHEYGRAQCDAAAGHEVVRHWVHSENVLFDGHGIPESGGDAVLLKDVTGAGLDPLAVRLAFLEHHHRRPVNLTWETLRAADLTLRRWRARVAEWSESPSVPMPAEWVARVEAAFDDDLDTPLALRLLRELERDGSVAPGARFETFLHLDQVLGLDLSCDIGRAGSLPG is encoded by the coding sequence GTGCTGCGGCTGTATGACACCCGGACCGGTCAGGTGGAGCGGATCGTCCCCGAGGGGGCCCGCGCGTTGCGGATGCGCACCTGCGGTCCGGCGGTCCACCGGTTCGCCCACCTGGGCGACCTCCGCTCGCACCTGCTGTCGGACCTGATCAGACGGGTCGGTGAGCGGCGGCGGCTGCGGGTCGTCGTCTGCCGCGACATCATCGACGTGGGGCGTCCGGCCGATGACGCCGGCACCGGCCCGGCGGGTGCGGCCCCGGCGGGCGAGGTCCTCTCCCAGGCGCGTGCCGAGGGGCGTGACGCGCCGGAGACGGCGCGGCTCCACGAGGCGGCACGGCTCCACGAGGACGCGTTCACGGCGGACGCGACCGCGCTGAACATCAGGCCGCCCGAGCACTCCCCGCGGGCGACCGAGACGATCGAACCGATGATCGAGCTGGTCGCCGAGCTGATCGGGAAGGGACACGCCTACCCGGCCCCCGACGGGTCGGTCTTCTTCGACGCGGCCTCCTTCCCCTCGTACGGGGAGGTCTCCTCGTACGAGGAGGTCTCCGGCGACCGGCTCGACGGTGCCGGGCCGGGTCGCCGGCCCGGCGACGCCAGGGCCGGGGCCGGCGGACGGTCCCCCGCCGACTGGGTGCTGTGGCGGGCCGCCGACCGGGGGCCGGCCTGGGAGGCACCCTGGGGCCGGGGTCTTCCCGGCCGGCACCTCGGGTGCTCGGTCATGTCGCTGCGGTTCCTCGGCGAGCGCGTCGACGTGCACACCGGCGGGGTCGATCTCCGTTTCCCGCACCACGAGTACGGACGCGCGCAGTGCGACGCCGCCGCCGGGCACGAGGTGGTGCGCCACTGGGTCCACAGTGAGAACGTGCTCTTCGACGGGCACGGGATACCGGAGTCCGGTGGCGACGCGGTGCTGCTCAAGGACGTGACGGGCGCGGGTCTCGACCCGCTGGCCGTGCGGCTGGCGTTCCTGGAGCACCACCACCGGCGGCCGGTGAACCTCACCTGGGAGACCCTGCGGGCCGCCGACCTGACTCTGCGCCGCTGGCGGGCCCGTGTCGCCGAGTGGTCGGAGTCGCCGAGCGTCCCGATGCCCGCCGAGTGGGTCGCCCGGGTCGAGGCCGCCTTCGACGACGACCTCGACACCCCGCTGGCGCTGCGGCTGCTGCGTGAGCTGGAACGCGACGGCTCCGTCGCGCCGGGGGCCCGCTTCGAGACGTTCCTCCATCTCGACCAGGTTCTCGGGCTCGACCTCTCCTGTGACATCGGCAGGGCCGGGAGCCTGCCCGGGTAG
- a CDS encoding sigma factor-like helix-turn-helix DNA-binding protein codes for MNLSLSDIAPPLRWTSPGQVAPIATDPRLPEAWWQALPLDRACSTIGTSEVAGRLTDLALTCWGHLMLGDVLPLLRFSDPASSVHTPEGLGRETVHKLFTSVFERLLEPVTEESVSRMRPSRPDRPLPEVIDEVFAALDDRQRAIARDRLYASQRATLDDLAQRFSVTRERIRQIERDLRDHVEAWLATEDAAPLVAHVSWLRGRLGSAVPADDLAAAVPWHRTELSTLGIPAWRFVRTMLSGYEQVDGWLVAGGADELREKTRQLFGDGPRPLEEAITLASQLGIREDVAERWLIAVPQLRVLENHVVQWPRSVNDKAEAVLAVAGGPLTPEEIQERIGEDYSLVGIRNQLTADDRFLRVDRNKYGLARWGGEQYLGIREMIAREIERANGEASVNTIVTNLTSRYDVSESSVRAYAGGPGFERTQRGWIRVAGTEQSGYQPRRDVSETRRCFRSRDGRWWHRVDVNAEHLRGSGSPLPTGFAAHLGMAPGGQLTASTPAGDVVISWHNQPTMGSIRPVLIAANASEGDHVFLTVSDGGELLTRYLPAASPAVPPLNRALHLIGYTAPVASEAEGLRLIGARIGLHDGCTREEVLARLRDRGDRDILSFLEGGA; via the coding sequence ATGAACCTCAGCCTGAGCGACATCGCGCCACCCCTGCGCTGGACCTCTCCCGGCCAGGTAGCGCCGATCGCAACCGACCCCCGCCTCCCTGAGGCGTGGTGGCAGGCGCTGCCGCTCGACAGGGCCTGCTCGACCATCGGGACGTCCGAGGTCGCCGGACGCCTGACCGACCTGGCGCTGACGTGCTGGGGACACCTGATGCTCGGTGACGTCCTGCCCCTGCTCAGGTTCTCCGACCCGGCGTCGAGCGTGCACACGCCCGAGGGGCTGGGCCGCGAGACGGTGCACAAGCTCTTCACCTCCGTGTTCGAGCGGCTGCTCGAACCGGTCACCGAGGAGAGCGTCTCCCGGATGCGTCCGTCCCGCCCGGACCGGCCGCTGCCCGAGGTGATCGACGAGGTCTTCGCCGCCCTGGACGACCGGCAGCGGGCCATCGCCAGAGACCGGCTGTACGCCTCCCAGCGGGCCACGCTCGACGACCTGGCCCAGCGGTTCTCGGTGACCAGGGAACGCATCCGGCAGATAGAGCGGGACCTGCGCGACCACGTGGAGGCGTGGCTGGCCACCGAGGACGCGGCGCCGCTGGTCGCCCACGTGTCCTGGTTGCGTGGCCGGCTCGGTTCCGCCGTGCCGGCCGACGACCTCGCCGCGGCGGTGCCGTGGCACCGCACCGAGCTGTCCACGCTGGGCATCCCCGCCTGGCGGTTCGTCCGGACCATGCTGAGCGGTTACGAGCAGGTCGACGGCTGGCTGGTCGCCGGCGGGGCCGACGAGCTCAGGGAGAAGACCCGGCAGCTGTTCGGCGACGGGCCCCGCCCCCTGGAGGAGGCCATCACCCTGGCCAGCCAGCTCGGCATCCGCGAGGACGTGGCCGAGCGCTGGCTCATCGCCGTGCCCCAGCTCCGGGTGCTGGAGAACCACGTGGTGCAGTGGCCGCGCAGCGTCAACGACAAGGCCGAGGCCGTGCTCGCGGTGGCGGGCGGCCCGCTGACGCCCGAGGAGATCCAGGAGCGCATCGGCGAGGACTACAGCCTCGTCGGCATCCGCAACCAGCTCACCGCCGACGACCGGTTCCTGCGGGTCGACCGGAACAAGTACGGGCTGGCGCGCTGGGGCGGCGAACAGTACCTGGGCATCCGGGAGATGATCGCCCGGGAGATCGAGCGGGCCAACGGCGAGGCGTCGGTCAACACCATCGTCACGAACCTCACCAGCCGCTACGACGTGAGCGAGAGCTCGGTCCGCGCCTACGCGGGCGGCCCCGGCTTCGAGCGCACCCAGCGCGGGTGGATCCGGGTGGCCGGCACCGAGCAGTCCGGTTACCAGCCGCGCCGTGACGTCTCGGAGACCCGCCGTTGCTTCCGCAGCCGCGACGGGCGCTGGTGGCACCGGGTGGACGTCAACGCCGAGCACCTGCGCGGCTCGGGGTCGCCGCTGCCGACCGGTTTCGCCGCGCACCTCGGCATGGCGCCCGGCGGTCAGCTCACCGCGTCCACCCCCGCCGGCGACGTGGTGATCAGCTGGCACAACCAGCCGACCATGGGTTCCATCCGCCCGGTGCTGATCGCCGCGAACGCCTCCGAGGGTGACCACGTCTTCCTGACGGTCTCCGACGGCGGCGAACTGCTGACCCGCTACCTGCCCGCCGCGTCGCCGGCCGTCCCGCCGCTGAACCGGGCGCTGCACCTGATCGGCTACACCGCTCCGGTGGCGTCGGAGGCCGAGGGTCTGCGTCTGATCGGCGCCCGGATCGGCCTGCACGACGGGTGCACGCGGGAGGAGGTCCTCGCCCGCCTGCGTGACCGGGGCGACCGCGACATCCTCTCCTTCCTCGAGGGCGGGGCCTGA